A stretch of DNA from Equus caballus isolate H_3958 breed thoroughbred chromosome 13, TB-T2T, whole genome shotgun sequence:
TCAGAAACAGCTTGCCCTACCTTGCTCTGCCCCTAGCCCCATCACCCTGCCTACCCACAGCACTCTGGACTGGCCTTGTGGTCAGAGCCAGCAGTTCCTGGAATACCAGGGCTGCCGGGGGCCTGTGGGCCACCCCCGGCCTGAATCCTTGGCGTCTTTAAGACTGGCCTGGAACCAGCAGCCTACCTTGACACTTCATGCCTACCTTGAAGTGTCCACTTTTCCTCTCCACTCCTCTGCCATCTCTAGACCGGGTCAATTAGAAAAAgctgtctgggggctggccccgtggccgagtggttaagttctcacgctccggtgcaggcggcccagtgtttcgtcagttcgaatcctgggcgcggacatggcaccgctcatcaaaccacgctgaggcagcgtcccacatgccacaactagaaggacccacaactaagaatatacaactatgtaccaggggctttggggagaaaaaggaaaaaaaataaaatctttaaaaaaaagaaaaaaagaaaaagctgtctATTGGCCTACCCTGCAGGGGTGGAGTTTAGAGGGGAGCTCAGGAGCCAGGATTACACaaaaatccagaaagaaaacTAGTGGGCCCTTTGTCTAGTTTCCgtcttttgttttctacatgCTAAACCCACATCTTGGGTTTTCTAGCCAGTCTAAGCTTGGCCCCAGCTGGGGTGTTAAGGAGGGTAGCACAGAGGGTTCCTCCCATCCCAGACTCTGCCCTTTGCTTCCTGGAGGACAGCCAAGTCCCAGTGCTAACTCCAGATCCCTCCCACTTTGGCCCTATAAAACCTTCAGCCCAGTGACAAGTTCTGCATTCACCACACTGCACCTGCGCCAAGCCACAGCACAGCGAGCTGGTCACAAGGCCACAATCAGAGAGATCAGGTGAGTGCCAAGGTGGGGACCAGCTGGGTCAGATCTCCCTCACTCTGCACTGTTAGCTCCTATTCTATCACTTGATCACTCTGCCCCTGCCTCTAACGTCCCTGTCGTTTCCCCATGGACAGCCAACTCAGTCCGCCAGCTCCAGCCCCCACCTGGCCGCTTCCGCTGAGTTACCACAGTTTTGCTCATTCACATACCACACCCTCACTGTGTATAACTGCTCAACTGGCTGTGTTATCCCCAAGCCAAGATGGAGTGTGGCTGCGCACATGGGATCACAGACCGGGCTGGCCTTTGGGAGGTTTCCATACGTGAGGGGCCCGGGGGCTCTAGGAGGGGATGTCAGGGAGAGGAGCCTCTTGGGAGTAGGCCAGGAGCCATGGCAGGAAGGAGTAAGAGAGAAAACTGGCTGGCACGGAGTTAGGACTGGTAGGTCCTAGAGGAGTAGTTTTTTCTAGTGCACGTTGGAATCTCCTGGAGAGATTCCAAAAAAACTGATATCTGGGTCTCATACCCAGAGAGTGATTTAATTGGCTTGGGGTATGTCCCGGCAGGCACTGGGATTTTTCAAAACTCTGCTGGTAAGTCAAAGGTACAGCCAGCTGACCCATTGCACAAGCGTTAGAGCTGGCTTTAAATCCAGCTTCGCCCCTCACCAGCTTTGTGGGTAtgggcaagtcactcagcctcagcctccctcagcctcaatttcctcatcttaaagCAAGAATTCAACAGACGGTGCctcagcctcaatttcctcatcttaaaacAAAGCAAGAATTCAACAGACGGTGGTGTTGTAATATTGTTGAGGGAAGTAGGCCACATTCTGGTCCCTGACACGGCAGCATGGAGCTGATCCAGGACACCTCCCGCCCACCACTGAAGTATGTGAAAGGGGTCCCTCTCATCAAGTACTTTGCAGAGGCACTGGGGCCACTGCAGAGCTTCCAAGCCCGGCCTGATGACCTGCTCATCAGCACCTACCCCAAATCTGGTAGGTGATCCTCATTACCACCCACCCCTCTCCTGGGCTGCAGTCCCCACCTTGGGCCAGCAAGGGCATGCCCTCAGCCCTGCTCACTTCctgtttccctccctctccaggcaCCACGTGGGTGAGCGAGATCCTGGACATGATCTACCATGGTGGTGACCTTGAAAAGTGTCGCAGGGCCCCTATCTTCATCCGAGTGCCCTTCCTTGAGTTTAAGGCCCCAGAGATTCCCTCAGGTGTGTGGTGGGGTGCTGGGGGCAAGTGGAGCAGAGGGAGGTAAGATCAGGGCTCCAGCTCAGACCTTTCCCTACCCATGGCTTAGGTGTCGAGGTTCTGAAAGATACACCAGCCCCACGGCTCCTCAAGACACACTTGCCCCTGTCCCTGCTCCCCCAAACCTTGCTGGATCAGAAGGTCAAGGTGAGTGGCAAAGGAAGCCTGGGAAGGAGGCTGCTTGGGCCATTCTAGCTTTGCCCTTGTCTTCTGGAAAGGTCTCCTTACTGCCTCCACTGGTCTCACCTTAAGCAGGGGAGGCCATCTGCCTCACACTCTGGTGGGGTCACAACCAGTGAAAGTGAGCGCCCTCTGTGCAGAGCTGAGAAAAGCAGTCTGGGTGCCCACAGGCCCGTAGAGGAGGGGGCTGGTGGGCATCTGGCACGCCTTGCTCCAAATCTGGGTATGGTGGCATTGAGGGGATTAGATTAGTATAAAATATGGTTCCAGGGACCAGCTAGGACTTTGGCATCAGAGCAGGGTTCAAAGTATCAGCTCAGTTGCTCCCATACCACAGGAGCATGAGCAAGTCAGCCTCTAAGCCTGTTTCCCCCATGGCCAAACCAGGAGAGAACCTCCCTCACAGGGATGCCATGAAGGGTAGAACACCTAGTGCCCGGTGTGCTGTGTGGTAATGACATGGGGGATGGGGGGTCATCCACTCCTCCAGGTGGTGTACCTTGCCCGCAATGCAAAGGATGTGGCCGTCTCCTATTACCACTTCTACCGCATGGCCAAAGTGCACCCTGACCCTGGCACCTGGGACAGCTTCCTGGAGAAGTTCATGGCTGGGGAAGGTGGGCCTGActctggaggaaggagggggtggAACTGAGGGACAGCCAGCTCAAACTAATACCaacctctgtgtctgtgtcccctGCCCTTTTCCCCAGTGTCCTACGGGTCTTGGTACAAGCACGTGCAGGAGTGGTGGGAGCTGAGTCACACCCACCCCGTCCTCTATCTCTTCTATGAGGACATGAAAGAGGTGAGACCACTTGCTACCACTTCCCTCCACGTCACACATGGGGAGGCAGGAACCTCACGGGCACTGGCCAAAGCCCCCCAAATTCCCTTCCCTATGGCAGTCCCCACCCCGCCTTCCCTGCCCAGGACTCAGAGCTGCAGTGCCATCTTGGTGGCAGCACTTTGCACAGCTCTTAACCTCCTAGCGCCTGGGTCAGCAACACGTGCAACTCTCCATCAGCCGTTTACTGCCATTGCTTCTCCCTGGGGCCAGTCAGGAAAAGAGGACTGTCCTGCCCTCACCCCTAAGGAATCAGAGCTCATTCCAAGATCACAGGGCATAAGGCAATTAAATTTGCCCCAGGGAAAGAGGAGCAGACAGTCAAGGTGCTGGGTCTGAGAGGTCTCTAAGCAGCAGTAGGAGATCCCAGAGAGGTTAGAGAGGGGCCTCCCTTTTGTTTGCTCAATGAGCAATCCAAACCTCCACTGAAGAGCTCTTCTGCTGCTCCAGAACCCCAAAAAGGAGATTCAGAAGATCCTGGAGTTTGTGGGGCGTTCCCTGCCAGAGGAGACCTTAGATCGCATTGTCCAGCACACATCTTTCAAGGAGATGAAGAAGAACCCCATGGCTAACTACAGCACCATCCCCTGTGACATCATGGACCACAACATTTCTGCCTTCATGAGGAAAGGTGGGTGCCCGCCCAGGATGGGCATTTGGGGAGGCGAGGGTGGAGGCGGCagccagagccagccctgaaCCACACAGGGCCTCCTCTGTGGCCGGGACCCCcagcttccctccttccttccttccacaggcATCGCGGGGGACTGGAAAAACACCTTCACCGTGGCCCAGAACGAGCACTTTGACACCGACTATGCTGAGAAGATGGCAGGCTGCAAACTCAGCTTCCGCTCAGAGGTGTGAGTGGTGTTCATCAGGCCTTCTCCAAAGGGAGTGGTGTGAAACAAGCCCGATCACAGcctcaagaataaaataaatttgtgtcaCACGGAGAGGCTCTGTTGGAAGCTAAGAGCAAACCTGAGCTAAAACAGTAAATGCCCACTGGGACCAAATGAAGCCATTTCCTCTATGGCCTCCAACTTGCCCTACacggggaggggaagaagggtcTGGAAAAGTAAAACCAGGAGACATGGGCAAGGGGGAAGAATATTTATTTGATCACAAAATCTTTTGTTGCATTCCCCCTTGAAGGTGGCAGGAGATTGCGAATCTGCCACCCTGCTTCACTTTTTCTTGGGCTCCTTACAAGCCACCACGTACCTCTGGGCCACATTGAGGGGAGGGGAGTAACCATCTGCATAGGAGGTGTCTTCAAACAGGACCGAATAGTCATCCTGGGGCTGTGGCAGGGGGCAGACAGGAGGGGCTGGTCAGAGGCCACCAGGTGAGGCACCCCCAGGCCTTGACCAACAGGAACCTCTGGTGCATGGGCTCCCAGCCGCCTTTCCTCATCTTCACTCATGAAGTCTAGATGTTTGAACCCAGTCCCTGCCACTACAGAGCTCTTTTCTCAGCAACAGAAGGCCAAGGGCAGGGGATAAAG
This window harbors:
- the LOC100064221 gene encoding sulfotransferase 1A1; the protein is MELIQDTSRPPLKYVKGVPLIKYFAEALGPLQSFQARPDDLLISTYPKSGTTWVSEILDMIYHGGDLEKCRRAPIFIRVPFLEFKAPEIPSGVEVLKDTPAPRLLKTHLPLSLLPQTLLDQKVKVVYLARNAKDVAVSYYHFYRMAKVHPDPGTWDSFLEKFMAGEVSYGSWYKHVQEWWELSHTHPVLYLFYEDMKENPKKEIQKILEFVGRSLPEETLDRIVQHTSFKEMKKNPMANYSTIPCDIMDHNISAFMRKGIAGDWKNTFTVAQNEHFDTDYAEKMAGCKLSFRSEV